The DNA window CGTCGACGGAGTGATCGGTGGGGCCATCCCGAAGTCCGAGATCACGGCCAAGGTGCTTCCGGCGGTCGCGTCGATCATCGACGACGTCTACAAGAACTCCAAGGACGCGAACACGAAGAGCCAGCTCGGGAGCATGTTCGACACGAATAACGACAAGACGATCGACGCCAACGAGTTCTCGACGAACCCGCTGGTGACGACCTTCTTCGTGCCGGACATCGACACCGACGGCGACAACACGCCGGACGCCATCTCGATCGGCCTCGGGTTTACCGCCGTGACCTGCAAAATAAAGTAGCGGGTCTCTCGCCCCAGCTGCACCCTCGCCGCGTGGTAGAGTCTTCACCACGGAGCGAAGGGACGCATGAGAGCCATCATCATCGGAGCGGGGCGCGGTCGGCGCCTCATGCCCTATACGGCAGATATGCCGAAGTGCTATGCCGCTGTGGGCGGGCGGCGACTGCTCGATTGGGGCCTGGAGGCGCTGGAGGCCGGCGGCCTCGAGCGCGTGGTCTTCATCGGCGGCTATTGCATCGACCAGGTGCAGCGGGACTATCCGCACTTCACCTTCTGTCACAACGACGACTGGCCCAACAACAACATCATGCGCTCCCTGATGTACGCCGAGGAGCACATGGATGACGGCTTCGTCTGCAGCTATGCGGATATTCTGTACCGGCCGGAGATCGTCGAGCGGCTGGTGCAGAGCCCCTATCCGATCACGCTGGTCTGCGACACGGCCTGGCGCCGGCGCTACGAGGGGCGGACGGAGCACCCCGAGCACGACGCCGAGAAGATGACCGCCGACGAGGAGCGGGTGGTACGCCTCGGCCGGACGATCCCGAGCGAGCACGCGCGCGGCGAGTACATCGGCGTGGCGCGCTTCACCGCCGAGGGGGCGGCGCTTCTCAAGGAGCACTATCGCCGGGCGAGCGAGCGCTACGGCGAGGGCCCGTTTCAGGGGGCGGCGAGCTTCCGCAAGGCGTACCTCATCGATCTGCTGCAGGAGATGCTCGACGCGGGGGTGGCGATGCACCTGCTCGAGACCGCGGGAGGCTACATGGAGATCGACACCACCCAGGACTACCACCTCGCCTGCACCGAGTGGGGGCGGCCATGAGCGCGCCGCTCTTTCGCGCGTCGATCGTGGGGAGCATGCCGCGCTCCCAGTTCGTGCGCGACCTGCTCGACCCGGAGCGTGCGCCGAAGGACCCCGTGGCGCTGCGGCAGGCCCTCGACGCGGCGGTGGACTATGTCGTGGCGCTGCAGGAGATGGCCGGCCTGGACGTGATCTCCGACGGTGAGTACCGCCGGCGTTCGTACATCGGGATCATCGCCGACGTGTGCGACGGCTTTCTGCTCGAACGCCGCGATGGCGTCTGGTGGCACACGGTCGTGGCGCCGCTCAAGGTCGTGCGGCCCGGGCTGGCGGCGGCGGAGGCGCGCTACCTGCGGGCGCGCACCCGGCGGCAGATCAAGGTGGCGCTGCCGTCGCCGTACCTCCTCGGGCAGCGCATGTGGGACGAGGCGCGCTCGCGCGAGGCCTACCCGACGCGCGAGGCCTTCATGGAGGCGCTGGTGCCCATCCTGCGCGACGAGCTCGTGGCGCTCAGGGACGCGGGGGCAGACATCGTCCAGCTCGACGACCCGCACCTCTGTCTGTTCGTCGACGCGAGCGTGAGGGCCCGCTATCCCGACCCGGATCGGGAGGTGGACCTCTGCGTCGAGCTGGTGAACGGCGTCCTCGGCGGAGTGACGGGAGTGACGCGGGCGATCCACCTCTGTCGGCGCAACAAGGGGCGCGCGGGGTGGGTCGGCAGCGGGGGCTACGACCCGATCCTGCCCGCGCTGAAGCGGCTCGAGGTGGAGCAGTACGTGCTCGAGTTCACGATCCCCGTGGCCGGGGACCTCTCCGTTCTGCGCGAGCTCCCCGAGGATCGCCAGGTTGGGCTCGGCTGCGTCGATTGTCGCGGCGCCGTAGTGGACAGCGTGGAGCAGATCGTCGCGCGCGTGGAGCAGGCGCTCGCGCACCTGCGGCCGGAGCAGGTGGTGCTCAACCCGGATTGCGGCTTCGCGCCCGGGAACGCGGCCGAGATCCCCATCGACGAGGCGTACGCGAAGCTGCAGCACGAGGCGCGCGCCGCGGCCCTGCTGCGGGAGCGGCACGGC is part of the Deltaproteobacteria bacterium genome and encodes:
- a CDS encoding cobalamin-independent methionine synthase II family protein — its product is MSAPLFRASIVGSMPRSQFVRDLLDPERAPKDPVALRQALDAAVDYVVALQEMAGLDVISDGEYRRRSYIGIIADVCDGFLLERRDGVWWHTVVAPLKVVRPGLAAAEARYLRARTRRQIKVALPSPYLLGQRMWDEARSREAYPTREAFMEALVPILRDELVALRDAGADIVQLDDPHLCLFVDASVRARYPDPDREVDLCVELVNGVLGGVTGVTRAIHLCRRNKGRAGWVGSGGYDPILPALKRLEVEQYVLEFTIPVAGDLSVLRELPEDRQVGLGCVDCRGAVVDSVEQIVARVEQALAHLRPEQVVLNPDCGFAPGNAAEIPIDEAYAKLQHEARAAALLRERHG
- a CDS encoding phosphocholine cytidylyltransferase family protein, producing the protein MRAIIIGAGRGRRLMPYTADMPKCYAAVGGRRLLDWGLEALEAGGLERVVFIGGYCIDQVQRDYPHFTFCHNDDWPNNNIMRSLMYAEEHMDDGFVCSYADILYRPEIVERLVQSPYPITLVCDTAWRRRYEGRTEHPEHDAEKMTADEERVVRLGRTIPSEHARGEYIGVARFTAEGAALLKEHYRRASERYGEGPFQGAASFRKAYLIDLLQEMLDAGVAMHLLETAGGYMEIDTTQDYHLACTEWGRP